One window of the Paenibacillus beijingensis genome contains the following:
- the hisA gene encoding 1-(5-phosphoribosyl)-5-[(5-phosphoribosylamino)methylideneamino]imidazole-4-carboxamide isomerase, which produces MSTFTIYPAIDIRGGKAVRLVQGDYNQETVYNDSPVSAATEWEAQGASWIHLVDLDGAKAGKPVNDALIGDIARSVQVPVQIGGGLRTFEDVERLLGLGVSRVILGTAAIEDRAFVERVLGTYGDKVAIGIDARGGLVATRGWLETSEVKAEDLAKELAAKGASTFIFTDISRDGMMKGPNVEAIVSLAKVSGASVIASGGVSVLDDLKRLAAHTAEGVSGAIVGKALYTGSISLAEAVREIG; this is translated from the coding sequence ATGTCTACCTTTACGATATATCCGGCGATCGACATTCGCGGGGGCAAAGCCGTCCGTCTCGTGCAGGGCGATTACAACCAGGAGACGGTCTACAACGACAGCCCCGTCAGCGCGGCCACGGAATGGGAGGCGCAGGGCGCTTCTTGGATTCACCTGGTCGACTTGGACGGCGCCAAAGCCGGTAAACCCGTCAACGACGCCCTGATCGGCGACATTGCGCGCAGCGTGCAGGTGCCGGTGCAGATCGGCGGCGGCCTGCGCACGTTCGAAGATGTGGAGCGCCTGCTCGGTCTCGGCGTATCGCGCGTCATTCTCGGCACGGCTGCGATCGAAGACCGCGCGTTTGTCGAGCGCGTGCTCGGCACGTACGGCGATAAAGTTGCGATCGGCATCGACGCGCGCGGCGGCTTGGTGGCGACCCGCGGCTGGCTGGAAACGTCGGAGGTGAAAGCCGAGGATTTGGCCAAGGAGCTCGCGGCGAAGGGCGCTTCGACGTTCATCTTTACCGACATTTCGCGCGACGGCATGATGAAGGGCCCGAATGTGGAGGCGATTGTGTCGCTGGCGAAAGTTTCCGGCGCGAGCGTCATCGCTTCCGGCGGCGTCAGCGTTCTGGACGATTTGAAGCGGCTTGCGGCCCACACCGCAGAAGGCGTATCCGGCGCCATCGTCGGCAAAGCGCTCTATACGGGCAGCATCTCGCTGGCCGAAGCGGTCCGCGAAATCGGCTGA
- the hisIE gene encoding bifunctional phosphoribosyl-AMP cyclohydrolase/phosphoribosyl-ATP diphosphatase HisIE, translating into MSGIDNGTQLKLEDIYGQIKWNEAGLVPAVVQDAVSKEVLMLAYMNRESLARSLETGETVFWSRSRGELWHKGATSGHTQRIRSLHYDCDGDTLLVRVEQNGAACHTGKYSCFFNEIPVEGAAAASHGKDGAADRFAALGKLEATIAQRYAERPEGTYTTYLFEKGVDKILKKVGEETSEVIIAAKNKDNDELRSEASDLIFHLMVLLRERGLSLDELLRELSERHGKPTTNKMR; encoded by the coding sequence ATGAGCGGTATTGACAACGGAACGCAGCTAAAGCTTGAAGATATTTACGGCCAAATCAAATGGAATGAGGCGGGGCTCGTGCCTGCGGTCGTGCAGGATGCGGTGAGCAAGGAAGTGCTCATGCTGGCTTACATGAACCGCGAATCACTTGCCCGCTCCCTCGAAACCGGCGAGACGGTGTTCTGGAGCCGCTCTCGCGGCGAGCTGTGGCACAAAGGCGCGACGAGCGGCCATACGCAGCGCATTCGTTCGCTGCATTACGATTGCGACGGCGATACGCTGCTCGTGCGGGTGGAGCAGAACGGGGCAGCATGCCATACGGGGAAATACAGCTGCTTCTTCAATGAGATTCCCGTAGAAGGCGCGGCGGCGGCTTCTCACGGCAAGGACGGCGCGGCGGACCGGTTCGCGGCGCTCGGCAAGTTGGAGGCGACGATCGCGCAGCGCTACGCCGAACGTCCCGAGGGCACGTACACGACGTATTTGTTCGAGAAAGGCGTCGACAAGATTTTGAAGAAGGTTGGCGAAGAAACGTCGGAAGTTATTATCGCCGCCAAAAACAAAGACAACGATGAGCTGCGCAGCGAAGCGAGCGACCTTATTTTTCACCTGATGGTGCTGCTGCGCGAACGCGGCCTGTCGCTGGACGAGCTGCTGCGCGAGCTGTCGGAACGTCACGGAAAGCCGACCACGAACAAAATGCGCTAA
- the hisF gene encoding imidazole glycerol phosphate synthase subunit HisF, with protein sequence MLAKRIIPCLDVKDGRVVKGVNFVNLRDAGDPVELAATYDREGADELVFLDISASVEGRATMVEVVKRTAGEITIPFTVGGGISHVDDMKRLLRAGADKIGINTAAVRNPALVSDGARKFGSQCIVVAIDAKFNPEWGEWEVYTHGGRSATGIRTLEWAKRVESLGAGEILLTSMDADGTKDGFDVKLTRAVSDSLGIPVIASGGAGRVEHFSEVFEDGHADAGLAATIFHYKEMTIEDVKSDLRRKGVEVR encoded by the coding sequence ATGTTGGCCAAACGCATTATTCCCTGCCTGGACGTGAAGGACGGGCGGGTCGTGAAAGGCGTCAACTTCGTCAATCTGCGCGATGCGGGCGATCCGGTCGAGCTGGCGGCGACGTATGACCGCGAAGGCGCCGACGAGCTTGTATTTCTGGACATCTCGGCTTCGGTCGAAGGACGGGCGACGATGGTCGAGGTCGTAAAGCGGACCGCGGGTGAAATTACGATTCCGTTCACGGTCGGCGGCGGCATTTCCCATGTAGACGATATGAAGCGGCTGCTGCGCGCGGGCGCGGACAAGATCGGCATTAACACGGCAGCGGTGCGCAATCCCGCGCTCGTATCGGACGGGGCCCGCAAATTCGGCTCCCAGTGCATCGTCGTGGCGATCGACGCCAAGTTCAACCCGGAGTGGGGCGAGTGGGAGGTTTACACCCACGGCGGACGGAGCGCGACCGGCATCCGCACCCTTGAATGGGCCAAACGCGTGGAATCGCTCGGCGCGGGCGAAATTTTGCTGACGAGCATGGACGCCGACGGGACGAAGGACGGTTTCGACGTGAAGCTGACGCGCGCGGTTTCCGATTCGCTCGGCATCCCCGTAATCGCTTCGGGCGGCGCAGGCCGCGTGGAGCATTTCAGTGAAGTGTTTGAGGACGGCCATGCCGACGCCGGCCTGGCGGCAACGATTTTTCACTACAAGGAAATGACGATCGAGGACGTGAAGAGCGATTTGCGCAGGAAAGGAGTCGAGGTGCGATGA